The genomic segment AATTTAGAGTAACTAAAAATTTGACAAACTTTTAAATGAAATTAACACACTCCACATTTATCATACTTGAAATTTTGTCGTGTTTGTATTGTTTTGCCAGTTTTTGAATAGTCATTTCGTTTCTTGGCCTCCTTTGAAATTATTGGGATGAACTAATCGTCATTAATATCTTTATTTGTGCCACTATCTTCTTCATTATTATCATCATTGAAATAGTTgttaatctattgtcaatttttcaaaataattgttAATCTATTGGAGCTTTCTATGCTGCCATGACATGCCATCCACCAATACCTTTTACTgcaccaaaaacaagaaaagaacttTTATGGTTAGGATTTGCAACACCAAATAATTAATCAGGATGAACATGATTCAGTAATGGAGTACAAAATAGTCCATCTCTAGCTATATGGAATGACTATTGTTTTGACCTTATGATCCTTATCCTCCTAGCAAGTCTAGATATTCATCATCTTTGTCGAGCTTTAATTGATGGACATATGCCTCCAACAAGAACATTATGACTCAATAACTGCCCACAAGGAAAGTTATTGTAATCTACTACAAAAAAGGTAAGCAATAATAAATAACTGGAACTATTTCCTTTGATGTTCATTTTGAAGCTTTATATATATCTAGCATTAGAGATTTTTACAAGTAAAACAACGCCAtctgaaagaaaagagagaaaaaaaatggagttaTCTTGGAGCCATAGATCATCATATTTTCCAttgcttttatttttcctaGCATTTCTGGGCTATTATTCTCCATGTGGGGAAGCAACTCAAGATCTAATTGAACGTGTTTGCTCTAAATCAAAAGACCCTTCAGTTTGTACCAAAGCCTTAGAGTCAGACCCACGTTCTCATACTGCAGATCTTGCCGGCCTCTGCCAAATTTCGATTGATTTATCAACAACCAATGCCAAATCAACCCAAGCCCTGGTCACTTCCCTTGGAAAAAAGGCAACTGATAAGATATCAAAAGAGATATACAATACTTGCTTGGAAAACTATACAAACAGCATTTCCGTTCTTGGTGATTGTACCAACCGATTGCAAGCTGGTGATTATGCAGGCGTGAATATCAAAGCATCAGCAGCTCAAACTGAAGTTGATACTTGTGATGAATCTTTCAAGGAACGTAAACTACCTGAACCACCAACGCTTACAAATGCTTGTCAGAAAGTGCAAAAACTTTGTAATATTATTTTGGTTACAGCAAATATGTTGCAAGGAAATTAATGTGTGAAAAAAAGACACATATTTCTTAATTAAATtgccatctctctctctctctctctctcggagTTCATGTTTGTCTCTACCATATGTAAGATTGGCAACGACTTGATACGGATTTCACATTTAGAGAActgtcttctcttttttttgtccATAGCCTGCTCAATGGTATTAATTTGGGAGGTAAATTCATACCCTGCTCTATTTGCTTTGGGTGCCATTAATGCCGCAGCCCATTTTTCAAGTTCCACAGCCATTTTTacacaaaatatcaaaattgccCTTTTCAAGTCCTAGTGCAATTTGAACTTAGGAGGGATAGTTTTGTCATTTCATCATCATAAACTTGCTGCGAAAATATAATATGAGCTTTGATATTATCATTTGCCAATATCAAAAGAATCATGGAACATAGTCAACAATTTGACTGATTGAAcatataaccaaaaaaaaaaaaaaaacaaagaaaacgaCAAATGATAATTCCACAGCCCATATTACTTTGGCCATGTCAGTTTTCCCCTTCCCCTAATTCAGACTTCACTTGCTGCCCACACCCTCTAGACCCGCCCCTATCTTCCTGCTGGaacgtgtttttttttttcttttttgttataaAAAGGAAGCAATAACATTAAAATTTAAACATGAAGAAAACATTTTAGAAACGAGAGTGGAAAATTGAGCAATCCAGAACTCAATTGGAAATCGCCACTTTatataatttttccaattcCTGTTCCTTCACATTTTTCTATTTGGGAGTAGACGAAGTTATGCAGTTCAAAGTTGTACTTTCTTCAGcttcatgcaaaaaaaaatattcaattcAGTTGGACACTACTCAAACTGTGAAACAAGTACATAATCACGTCTTTATAAAACGGAATTTGGACTATATGAACTGTGAAAGAACGATTAATGACATTAATTGAGTGATAATAGATGAACCACAATGTACTGATCTTGCACAAATTTTATGTAGGTGGTGGCGGGTGTTCTTTAGTAGTGTTATATCAAAAAATCATATTTTCCTTTGCTTTGGCGTTTTTGGCGGACAATTTGGAGAATTGATaattgaagtttgaaaaattactcCTCTGGtaaacaaaaaatacatttttgcaCGGGACCTAATAGCAAATTAAGCACTTTTCTATGTCGTAATTGTGCTTATACATATATTTCTGGATTTAGTCTCTCATGCAGTCAAATCCCAATGTCAAGTCTTTCTTTATAGCACTTGAAAATGGCCGAaattttacttcccattcagaCATTGTGGCTTTTGTGCATGTGAGATATATAGAGTCCATGTTGAATCTTCTTCAACATAATGTATTGAATAAAAGGGCCACTTCCATCAATCCTTAACAATAGCTATCTACATATGACGACCAAATTTTGCTTACCTATTAATCTGGAAACATGGATTAGCAAGTAATCCTCAGTCAGATTACGATAATAAGGCGACTTCAATATCAATTGAGTTTGTGTTAGTTAAAAAAGGTCGTAATTTTGTTGGTTAAACACGCACACCTTGGCCAAAAAGTGATGAActagaaaaataagaagatgcTAAGCACCCTCTTTAATCTTATTGATACGGTGCGTAATTGCTATTAAAT from the Coffea arabica cultivar ET-39 chromosome 11e, Coffea Arabica ET-39 HiFi, whole genome shotgun sequence genome contains:
- the LOC113717870 gene encoding pectinesterase inhibitor-like codes for the protein MELSWSHRSSYFPLLLFFLAFLGYYSPCGEATQDLIERVCSKSKDPSVCTKALESDPRSHTADLAGLCQISIDLSTTNAKSTQALVTSLGKKATDKISKEIYNTCLENYTNSISVLGDCTNRLQAGDYAGVNIKASAAQTEVDTCDESFKERKLPEPPTLTNACQKVQKLCNIILVTANMLQGN